Proteins from a single region of Candidatus Eisenbacteria bacterium:
- a CDS encoding sigma-54 dependent transcriptional regulator: MEVEKIKRRVLIVDDEAGVRESLRMVLKDTYEAVAVGSGGDALDALVAGGVDVLLLDIVMPGMDGLQLLEEVRSRYPRLPVIMLTATKTVKTAVGAMKLGAFDYVTKPFDVDELRVILDKATENAALQREVEELRHEVGRRYQVENIIGRSARMQEVFKTVLTVAPLKTTVLITGESGTGKELIAKAIHYGSPRARRPLVTLNCAAIPETLLESELFGHEKGSFTDAHQKKLGQFELAHGGSLFLDEIGEMGPSTQAKLLRVLEHGEFLRVGGQKPVTVDVRIIAATNRDLTSAIKDGTFRPDLYYRLNVVSVHLPPLRERRDDLILLIRHFVANKCREMSLPEKQVKPEAADALLRYPWPGNVRELENLIERVLVLSEGPTISLEDLPEQVRRTDASPGDLKDQVLAGRKSLGTAVDEFEREIIAEALQQMEFNQTRAAEMLGTTRRILKYRMDKLGIDTPDR; encoded by the coding sequence ATGGAGGTCGAGAAGATCAAGCGTCGGGTCCTGATCGTCGACGACGAAGCGGGTGTCCGCGAGTCGCTCCGCATGGTGCTGAAGGACACGTACGAGGCGGTCGCCGTGGGCAGCGGCGGCGATGCCCTCGATGCCCTCGTCGCCGGCGGCGTCGACGTGCTGCTGCTCGACATCGTCATGCCGGGCATGGACGGGCTCCAGCTCCTGGAGGAGGTGCGGAGCCGTTATCCGCGCCTGCCCGTCATCATGCTGACCGCGACCAAGACCGTGAAGACCGCCGTCGGCGCCATGAAGCTCGGCGCGTTCGACTACGTGACCAAGCCCTTCGACGTCGACGAGCTGCGCGTGATCCTCGACAAGGCGACGGAGAACGCGGCCCTGCAGCGCGAGGTCGAGGAGCTGCGCCACGAGGTCGGCCGGCGCTACCAGGTCGAGAACATCATCGGCCGCTCGGCCCGCATGCAGGAGGTCTTCAAGACCGTCCTCACCGTCGCACCGCTCAAGACGACGGTCCTCATCACCGGCGAGAGCGGCACGGGCAAGGAGCTCATCGCGAAGGCGATCCACTACGGGAGCCCGCGCGCCCGCCGGCCGCTCGTCACGCTCAACTGCGCCGCGATCCCCGAGACGCTACTCGAAAGCGAGCTCTTCGGTCACGAGAAGGGCTCGTTCACCGACGCCCACCAGAAGAAGCTCGGGCAGTTCGAGCTGGCGCACGGCGGTAGCCTCTTCCTGGACGAGATCGGCGAGATGGGACCGTCGACGCAGGCGAAGCTCCTGCGCGTGCTCGAGCACGGCGAGTTCCTGCGCGTCGGCGGACAGAAGCCCGTGACGGTCGACGTCCGCATCATCGCCGCCACCAACCGCGACCTCACGAGCGCCATCAAGGACGGTACGTTCCGCCCGGACCTCTACTACCGCCTGAACGTCGTCTCCGTGCACCTGCCGCCGTTGCGCGAGCGCCGCGACGACCTGATCCTCCTCATCCGCCACTTCGTCGCCAACAAGTGTCGCGAGATGAGCCTCCCGGAGAAGCAGGTGAAGCCGGAGGCCGCGGACGCCCTGCTCCGCTATCCATGGCCGGGCAACGTCCGCGAGCTCGAGAACCTGATCGAGCGCGTGCTCGTGCTGTCCGAGGGCCCGACCATCAGCCTCGAGGACCTGCCCGAGCAGGTGCGCCGCACCGACGCGTCGCCCGGCGACCTGAAGGATCAGGTGCTCGCGGGCCGGAAGTCGCTCGGCACCGCGGTCGACGAGTTCGAGCGCGAGATCATCGCCGAGGCCCTCCAGCAGATGGAGTTCAACCAGACGCGCGCGGCGGAGATGCTCGGCACGACGCGGCGGATTCTCAAGTACCGGATGGACAAGCTCGGGATCGACACCCCGGATCGCTGA
- a CDS encoding histidine kinase dimerization/phospho-acceptor domain-containing protein — protein sequence MRAEQARRLLAPPWLPTVTAPSIARAYRARPLAVPVQLLVPTPALGVRLARALHATSGPTGDLAIALGDAPELRALPAGSTLVVEPARLDDVARLHLEALLDDGEVWVIAVVTPDVVLDEGLAQRLASIVVDVPPLTRRTLELPALSSAILQTIAQRAGRPTPALSPAARTRVTTHPWAGDLLELEQVLAHALATTDGDTIDVPHLGFEPEPVPIEAPTEPRDEAAAAADQRLELLLAELSHELLNPLVTVKTFAGHLPQLLGDDELRAQFAERADDAIARMQQLLDNVVEFARLGAPRHEAVEVGPVLDRLLNEVAPELAARAVRVRRNGGPSIACEGDPAQLEYALRNLLAGVVREVPARDELVVDTAQNGVVNVRFAAGDATAARLRRLVAPEGAGDLGDPTMLPLAFTLARTVLERNGGSLDVREDPQGPTTLVVRLPTAVGMR from the coding sequence ATGCGCGCCGAGCAGGCGCGCCGCCTGCTCGCGCCTCCCTGGCTCCCGACCGTCACCGCCCCGTCGATCGCCCGCGCCTATCGCGCACGACCGCTCGCCGTGCCGGTGCAGCTCCTCGTGCCGACGCCGGCCCTCGGTGTGCGCCTGGCACGCGCGCTCCACGCGACGTCGGGGCCCACGGGCGATCTCGCGATCGCGCTCGGCGACGCCCCCGAGCTGCGCGCCCTGCCGGCCGGATCGACGCTCGTCGTCGAGCCGGCGCGCCTGGACGACGTCGCGCGCCTGCACCTGGAAGCGCTGCTCGACGACGGCGAGGTGTGGGTGATCGCGGTCGTCACGCCCGACGTCGTGCTCGACGAGGGCCTCGCGCAGCGGCTCGCGTCGATCGTCGTCGACGTGCCGCCGCTCACGCGCCGGACGCTCGAGCTGCCGGCGCTCTCGTCGGCCATCCTGCAGACGATCGCGCAGCGCGCCGGCCGTCCGACGCCCGCGCTCTCGCCCGCGGCGCGCACCCGCGTCACGACGCACCCGTGGGCGGGCGATCTCCTGGAGCTGGAGCAGGTGCTGGCGCACGCCCTCGCCACGACCGACGGCGACACGATCGACGTGCCGCATCTCGGCTTCGAGCCGGAGCCCGTACCGATCGAGGCCCCCACGGAGCCGCGCGACGAGGCGGCCGCCGCGGCGGATCAGCGGCTCGAGCTGCTCCTGGCCGAGCTGTCGCACGAGCTGCTGAACCCGCTCGTCACCGTGAAGACGTTCGCCGGCCACCTGCCCCAGCTTCTCGGCGACGACGAGCTGCGCGCCCAGTTCGCCGAGCGCGCCGACGACGCGATCGCACGGATGCAGCAGCTGCTCGACAACGTCGTCGAGTTCGCGCGCCTGGGCGCGCCCCGACACGAAGCCGTCGAAGTGGGTCCGGTGCTCGACCGGTTGCTGAACGAGGTTGCGCCCGAGCTCGCCGCGCGCGCCGTCCGCGTACGGCGGAACGGCGGCCCCAGCATCGCCTGCGAGGGCGACCCGGCGCAGCTCGAGTACGCGCTCCGCAACCTGCTCGCGGGCGTCGTGCGCGAGGTCCCGGCGCGCGACGAGCTGGTCGTCGACACGGCGCAGAACGGGGTCGTCAACGTGCGATTCGCCGCCGGCGACGCCACCGCCGCGCGGCTGCGGCGCCTGGTGGCGCCCGAGGGCGCGGGCGATCTCGGGGATCCGACCATGTTGCCGCTGGCGTTCACGCTCGCGCGCACGGTGCTCGAGCGCAACGGCGGATCGCTCGACGTTCGGGAAGACCCGCAGGGGCCGACGACGCTCGTCGTCCGGCTCCCTACGGCTGTGGGGATGAGGTGA